The following are from one region of the candidate division WOR-3 bacterium genome:
- the hypB gene encoding hydrogenase nickel incorporation protein HypB translates to MRPETTDQPVQVNVMRRVLASNDALAASQLAVLDRYGVLGLNIMSGPGAGKTSIVERTVEALGSKHRIYVIEGDIQGSIDAERVGVRGVPVTQINTQGACHLDAMMMSSVFPEIDFSLVDLLLIENVGNLVCPAEFNLPAHYNVTVISTPEGSDKPVKYPLMFSKSDIVIVNKTDLLPYVDFDAEQLIQAIHRIKPGMPVIQVSAKTGQNIGQWIEWVEQQLADRKRRRA, encoded by the coding sequence GTGAGACCCGAAACCACCGATCAGCCGGTGCAAGTCAACGTGATGCGTCGGGTGCTGGCGAGTAATGACGCACTTGCCGCATCGCAACTGGCAGTCCTTGACCGATACGGCGTTCTCGGACTGAACATTATGTCCGGACCAGGCGCCGGCAAGACGAGTATCGTCGAGCGAACAGTCGAGGCGCTGGGCTCAAAGCACCGCATCTACGTCATCGAGGGTGACATCCAAGGTAGTATTGATGCCGAGCGGGTCGGGGTCAGGGGCGTACCCGTGACCCAGATAAATACTCAAGGTGCGTGCCACCTGGACGCAATGATGATGTCTTCTGTGTTTCCAGAGATTGACTTCTCGCTGGTTGACCTCTTGCTGATTGAGAACGTTGGGAACCTTGTGTGTCCGGCTGAGTTCAACCTGCCGGCCCATTACAATGTGACTGTAATATCGACACCGGAAGGCAGTGATAAACCGGTCAAGTATCCATTGATGTTTTCGAAGTCGGACATCGTGATCGTAAACAAGACCGACTTGTTGCCATACGTTGACTTCGATGCCGAACAACTCATCCAGGCAATACACAGAATCAAGCCTGGCATGCCGGTTATCCAGGTCTCGGCCAAGACCGGCCAGAACATCGGACAATGGATTGAATGGGTTGAGCAGCAGCTTGCAGACCGGAAACGGCGAAGAGCATGA
- a CDS encoding PorV/PorQ family protein, protein MVRRASWLALVAATIALGAGQNPGAVFLMIWPAARPTAMAGAFTSIADDASAIYYNPGGLAFLERTHATLMHSNWLPGLYQGMYYEYGAVAHQFQGKGTGGFNVIYLTTGETEVINERGEYLGRYTTFDVSPGVAYGYPVLPNLGVGVGAKFIYSFLVPDWVWKVMPELGIERGGTGLTWALDAGALYKPWRFLNFGLSLANFGPDISYTETGEGDPLPRMLRLGLAYYPVNSQHFRVGVVPEINKTLVGMFYDPNGTKSFAQELATEWRDTWKSLALEGTFRAEQLALAARAAYFEDLDGARGGIKIERDGGLTEHISLWDALTRKGLGKFKSVGLCFGGGIEFARFKFDLSVDQMIYDFNTQNYKFSLSYQF, encoded by the coding sequence ATGGTAAGAAGAGCCTCCTGGCTTGCGCTAGTTGCGGCTACAATTGCGCTGGGCGCAGGCCAGAATCCGGGCGCGGTGTTCTTGATGATATGGCCCGCGGCCCGGCCCACTGCAATGGCTGGCGCTTTCACTTCAATTGCTGACGACGCCAGCGCGATATACTACAATCCCGGCGGACTCGCTTTCCTAGAACGAACCCACGCCACTTTGATGCATTCGAACTGGCTGCCGGGTCTGTATCAGGGAATGTACTACGAGTACGGCGCAGTCGCACATCAGTTTCAGGGAAAAGGTACTGGAGGATTCAACGTTATCTATCTGACGACCGGTGAAACCGAGGTCATCAACGAACGCGGCGAGTACCTTGGCCGTTACACTACCTTCGACGTTTCTCCTGGCGTAGCATACGGGTACCCGGTACTGCCAAATCTCGGGGTCGGTGTGGGCGCAAAGTTCATCTATTCGTTTCTTGTGCCTGACTGGGTGTGGAAAGTCATGCCGGAACTTGGAATCGAAAGGGGTGGAACCGGTCTAACCTGGGCTCTTGACGCCGGCGCGCTGTACAAGCCTTGGCGCTTCCTGAACTTCGGTCTGTCATTGGCCAACTTCGGCCCGGACATTTCTTATACCGAGACCGGCGAAGGAGACCCGCTGCCAAGGATGCTGAGGCTCGGGCTTGCGTACTACCCGGTGAACAGCCAACACTTCCGGGTCGGCGTTGTACCTGAGATAAACAAAACGCTCGTCGGCATGTTCTACGACCCGAACGGCACAAAAAGCTTCGCCCAAGAACTTGCCACCGAGTGGCGCGACACTTGGAAGTCACTGGCCCTGGAGGGAACATTCCGGGCCGAGCAACTGGCTCTGGCTGCACGGGCAGCGTACTTTGAGGACCTTGACGGAGCACGGGGCGGCATCAAGATCGAGCGCGACGGTGGTTTGACCGAACACATCAGCTTGTGGGATGCCCTGACCCGCAAGGGACTCGGCAAGTTCAAGTCAGTGGGTCTCTGCTTCGGGGGCGGCATCGAGTTCGCCCGGTTCAAGTTTGACCTTAGTGTTGACCAGATGATCTACGACTTCAACACTCAGAACTACAAGTTCTCGCTTTCCTACCAATTCTAA
- a CDS encoding putative Ig domain-containing protein has translation MKAILVRLTEAALLAALAGIPGCTRVQPFEFVTFELANGSLGQAYADTIRTAGAHGTVTMKVMCGQLPPGIGLRVSHHDGVLYGQPTRAGDFSFTVEARDSCPDQNPDIITQGFAITVDSL, from the coding sequence ATGAAGGCAATTCTGGTTCGCCTGACTGAAGCCGCATTACTCGCGGCTCTGGCGGGTATTCCAGGCTGCACCCGGGTTCAGCCGTTCGAGTTTGTCACTTTCGAACTTGCCAATGGTAGTCTCGGTCAGGCGTATGCGGACACGATAAGAACCGCGGGAGCGCACGGAACGGTCACGATGAAGGTGATGTGTGGACAACTGCCACCCGGCATCGGACTGCGAGTTTCACACCACGACGGCGTGCTCTACGGACAGCCTACCCGGGCCGGAGACTTCAGTTTCACGGTTGAGGCCCGTGATTCGTGCCCGGACCAGAACCCGGACATTATCACTCAGGGCTTCGCCATCACTGTAGACAGTTTGTAG
- a CDS encoding adenylosuccinate synthase yields MPNLVVVGAQWGDEGKGKVVDFLARTASMVARFQGGPNAGHTVWINGRKAVLHQIPSGILTRGVRCVIGCGCVIDPYVLLEEIAELRKFKLTVGRRLAVDFRAHLILPYHRLLDRLRDEHSGRQRIGTTGRGIGPAYQDKYGRVGIRVQDVISEEVFRDKVKRNLAAANFVLMEHFKADPLSPKSLLEDYWKATRILAKMIDDGSTVVEQELSRGGRVLFEGAQGVHLDLDLGTYPYVTTSSTGAWGVAPGLGISPLWLEETIGVAKAYTTRVGEGPFPTELGADEAEELRRLGGEYGATTGRPRRCGWFDVPVVRTSVRHNRLSALVITKLDVLDSLKQLQICTEYSLLGRTISEFDSMHADRLEPRYITMPGWRQPTSQCRKFSDLPLAARRYLRKVEELVGCPIALVSVGKERSEMIQLRPRVLQWFRSQSRS; encoded by the coding sequence ATGCCTAACCTCGTCGTTGTCGGTGCGCAGTGGGGTGACGAGGGCAAGGGCAAGGTAGTGGACTTCCTTGCCCGAACCGCAAGCATGGTTGCCCGATTTCAGGGCGGACCCAATGCCGGGCACACAGTCTGGATCAACGGGAGGAAAGCGGTTCTACACCAGATACCATCAGGAATTCTGACTAGAGGCGTCAGATGCGTCATCGGCTGTGGCTGCGTCATTGACCCCTATGTTCTGCTGGAGGAAATCGCTGAACTCCGTAAGTTCAAACTTACGGTCGGAAGACGTCTTGCCGTTGACTTCCGGGCACACCTGATACTGCCTTATCACCGACTGCTCGACCGGCTGCGCGACGAACACTCTGGCCGGCAGCGCATCGGCACAACTGGCCGCGGCATTGGCCCGGCCTACCAAGACAAGTATGGCCGAGTCGGCATCAGGGTCCAAGACGTCATCTCTGAGGAAGTGTTCCGGGACAAGGTGAAGCGCAATCTCGCTGCGGCTAACTTCGTACTAATGGAGCACTTCAAGGCTGACCCCTTGTCTCCCAAATCACTTTTGGAAGACTATTGGAAGGCAACCAGAATACTTGCCAAGATGATTGATGATGGCAGCACCGTGGTTGAACAGGAACTCAGCCGCGGAGGCAGGGTACTGTTTGAGGGTGCACAGGGTGTTCACCTCGACCTCGATCTGGGTACCTACCCGTATGTGACAACTTCCTCAACCGGTGCCTGGGGTGTGGCCCCAGGTCTTGGTATAAGTCCCCTGTGGCTGGAGGAAACCATTGGTGTAGCCAAGGCATATACCACTAGGGTCGGTGAAGGACCTTTCCCCACCGAACTCGGTGCCGACGAGGCCGAGGAACTCCGAAGACTGGGAGGAGAATATGGCGCAACGACCGGTCGGCCGCGTCGATGCGGATGGTTCGACGTTCCGGTCGTGCGGACTTCTGTCCGGCATAATCGGCTTAGCGCGCTGGTCATCACCAAGCTCGATGTGCTCGACTCACTCAAGCAGCTTCAGATATGCACTGAGTACTCGCTTCTGGGCAGAACCATTAGCGAATTCGACTCAATGCACGCTGACCGGCTTGAACCGAGGTATATCACGATGCCAGGCTGGCGACAGCCGACTAGCCAGTGCCGGAAGTTTTCGGACCTACCGTTGGCGGCAAGACGCTACTTGCGTAAGGTCGAGGAGCTGGTCGGCTGTCCGATTGCGCTGGTTTCAGTAGGCAAGGAGCGCAGCGAGATGATCCAGCTTCGGCCAAGAGTGTTGCAGTGGTTCAGGAGTCAAAGCCGGAGCTAG